The nucleotide sequence CCAGAACATCGGCCGGTAGTCCAGGTCGAGCACCGTCAGCGGCTGGCGGGCCCTGGCCTTCCAGGCAGCGAAATGCGCCGACCTGCTGGGCTCCTCGGACAACCCGGTGACGGTGGACCAGTAGATCCCGGCGTCGGCGATCGCGGCGAGATCGAGTTCCTCCGAACGGATCTGCAGGTCGGGGGCGGTCGGGAGCCGGTAGAAGAGCAGCGGGAAATGATCAGGCGGATACATCTCGCAGAAGGTGATGGGGGTGAGCAGGTCGGGGACGACGGTGACGTAGGAGTCGTCGACCCCGAACTCGCGCAGCGCCTTGTGGACGTACCGTCCGAAGGCGTCTGGCCCGGTCCGGGAGATGATCGCCGCGCTGCGACCGTGACGGGCGACGGCGACCGCCACATTGGTGGCACTCCCACCGAGGTATTTGCCGAAGGTCTGGACGTCCTCCAGGCCCACGTTGTCCTGGAGCGGGTACAGGTCCACACCGATCCGGCCGATCGTCACCACATCGAGATGTCCGCTCACGCCGCTCCTTCGTTGGTGACGGCCGCACTCCATGGATCCCATCGGTGGCCGCTCTGCCGTGATGCACCAAGGGTGGCGAAACCACGGACTCCTGTCAATAGTTTGTCATTACATTCTGTCATTCGGCCGTCAGGCGTTGTGGGCGTACGCTATCGAAATCTCAGGATGCGCCCGACGGCTTCGGCCATCAGAGTGCACCTGCCACTGAAGGGGACCAATGACGGACCTGTTCATGGACTTGGATCGGTCGAGTCCTGTGCCGCTGTACTTCCAGGTTTCCCAGCAGATCGAAGCGGCCATCTCCTCCGGGCTTCTCGGCCCCGGTGCCCGGTTGGACAACGAGATCAGCCTGGCCGACCAGTTCGGCCTGTCCCGGCCGACCATGCGTCGAGCCATCCAGGAACTGGTCGACAAGGGACTGCTGGTGCGCAAGCGCGGCGTCGGCACCCAGGTCGTGCACGGGCAGGTCACCCGGCCGGTCGAATTGACCAGCCTCTTCGATGATCTCGCCCGCGGACACCAGGCTCCCCGCACCACCCTGTTGGTGAACGAGGTGGTGCTCGCTTCGGAAACGGTCGGCCATTTCCTCGACGTTCCGATCGGCTCGAGGGTGCTGCACCTGCGCCGGCTCCGCTTCGCAAATTCCGAGCCGCTGGCGATTCTGGAGAACTACCTGCCGGAGGATCTGTCCGAGATCGGCCGGGGCGATCTCGAGTCGCGCGGCCTGTACCAACTGATGCGGGCCAAGGGCGTCCACATCCGCGTCGCCAAGCAACGCATCGGCGCGCGATCGGGGACGGCCGAGGAATGCGCCCTGCTCGGCGAACGCAAGGGCAGCCCGCTGCTGACGATGGACCGGGCCACGCACGACGACTCCGGCCGCCCGGTCGAATGGGGCCACCACGTCTATCGCGCCAGTCAGTACTCGTTCGAAGTGACCCTCGTCGACCACTGACCCGCCCCTCCCCCTCTCCACCGTCATCCACGGACGTCCTGCAAAGTGGTGGCTATCGGCCGCACTTCGCAGGACGTCCGGGGCTCGGCGGGAGATCATCGGGACGATTTTGCCCGGCCCACCGTCAGCGAGTAGTCTTCGGGGGTTGCCTCGGCGAGGGTGACTGTGCGGATCCGTTCCTGCGATCCCCGGTCACCGTGATCGACGCGGTGGGTCATGACCGGTCCGCTGTTGTTCTTCGCGCGCTGTGGCGGCGACACCGACCGTTCGTCCCGACCCACCTTCCAGGAGCACCACATGGCCGAGGTTCGCCTTTCCGCAGAGTCCCGCACCGAATTCGGCAAGGGCTTCGCCCGTCGCATCCGCGCAGTGGGCAAGATTCCGGCCGTCCTGTACGGCCACGGCACCGCTCCCCGTCACCTGACGCTGCAGTCCCGCGAGTTCTCCCACGCCATCAAGGGCGGCGCCAACACCATCCTGACGCTGGCGCTCCCCGACGGGGACGAACTCGCGCTCGCGAAGTCGGTCGTGCGGCACCCGCTGCGCGACTACTTCGAGCACGTCGACCTGATCATCGTCAAGCGTGGCGAGCGGGTCACCGTCGACATCCCGATCCTGCTGGTGGGCGAGGCCGCTCCTGGCTCGACCGTGCTCACCGACGCCAACACCCTGTCCATCGAGGTCGAGGCGCTGCACATCCCGCAGAGCCTGGAAGTCTCCCTCGACGGACTGGAAATCGGCTCGCAGGTGCTCGCCTCGCAGGTCGTCCTGCCCGACGGCGCGACGCTGATCAGCGACCCGGACACCCTCGTCGTCGCAGTCTCCATCGTCGAGGAAGCCGACAGCGGCGAGGAAGACGAAGTGGTCGCCCCGACGGCAGAGACCCCCGAAGAGGCCTGATCCGCCTCCCGCGTCCACCTCTCGTCGAGCGGAGATCTGAGCCGGACATTTCCTCCCAGGAATCCAGGGGGTGCGAAATGACGACAGATCTCCGCTCGATGTCGAGATCGGAACATCGATGAGCATGCCGGCTCCTGGGCATCGAATACCGGACCAGGTCCTGGTGATCGGGCTCGGAAACCCGGGGCCTGCCTACGCCGGGAACCGGCACAACATCGGCGCCATGGTCGCCGATGTACTTGCGGCCCGTTTCGGCGGCAGGTTCAAATCCCACAAGGCCGGTGCCGACATCGCGGAGGGCCGCTTGGCCGGCACCCGGGTGATCGCCGCGAAACCCCGCTCCTACATGAACCTGTCGGGCGGCCCGACCGCCGCCCTGGCGCGGTTCTTCAAGATCCCGCCGGCGGACGTGATCGTCGTTCACGACGAATTGGACCTCCCGCCGTCGGTGATCCGCGTCAAGCAGGGCGGCGGCGAAGGGGGCCACAACGGTCTCCGGTCCATCTCTGCGTCACTGGGCACCAAGGAGTACCTGCGGGTCCGGTGCGGTGTGGGACGTCCTCCCGGACGGATGGATCCCGCCGACTACGTCCTGCGCGACTTCACCGCCGCGGAGCGCAAGGCCCTGCCGGTCGATCTCGAGAATGCCGCCGACGCGGTCGAGTCCCTGATCAGCATCGGATTGCTGGAAACGCAGAACCGTCTGCACTGAGCGATTTACGCCCGGCTCGACCATGCTCCCGCGTGCCGTTGCCTAAACTGTGATCATGAGTGCCGCAACCACATCCGTCGAAGTACCCGATTCTCTGCAGCCGGCCCGGACGTTCGACCTCGCCAGTGCGCAGGTCATCGACTACCTGACCGCGGTGATGCCGATGGGGATGTGGGCCGTCACCCGGGTGGTCGACGGGCGTCAGATCGTGCTGAGGGTCGAGGACACCTTCTACGGCTTCGCCGCCGGGGGCGAGGGGGCCTTCGAAGATTCGCCCTGCCACCAGATGGTCTCCGGCGCCGCACCGCAGATCGCCCCCGATGCCATGGCCGTCCCGGCCTACGCCAACAGCGGACTCGCGTCTTTGATCCCCCTGGGTGCCTATGTGGGAGCGCCCATCGTGCTGTCCGACGGACAGCTGTTCGGCACCGTGTGCGGATTCAACGACACTGCCTTGCCGGACACCTTGCGCGCCAATCAGCCGTTGCTGACGCTGTTGTCCGGCCTGCTGTCTTCGGTCCTGGAAGCCGACCATGCCGCGGTGCGTGCCCGCCGGGCCCTCGAGGTCGTCCAGGTGGAGTCCGAGACCGACGGCCTCACCACACTTCTCAACCGACGCGGATGGGACCGGTACATCGAGGTCGAGGAGGAACGCTTCCGCCGCTTCGGTGACCAGGCCAGCGTCATCGCGATGGACCTGGATCGACTGAAGATCATCAACGACACACAGGGGCATGACGCCGGAGACCGGTACCTGCAGCGCACCGGGGAGGTGCTCAAGGCCTCGGTGAGGTCCGGCGACGTGGTCGCCAGGCTCGGTGGGGACGAGTTCGGGGTGATCGTCGTCGGCGCCGGGTCCGATACCGCCGCCCGGCTGGTCGGCCGGATGAGTGCGGCGCTGGAGAAGGCAGGGATCTCGGGGTCTTTCGGCCACGCACCGATCACCGTGGTGGCCGGCTTCCCCGGCGCGTGGAAGGCAGCGGACTCCGCCATGTACGACGAGAAGCGTCGTCGGCGCAGCGAGAGGACGAACCCCTCGCCGAGTTGACCCCGGGCGCGAAGGCCCGGGGTCAACTCCGGTGATCGGACAGCGGAGAACCATTCAGGCCCCCGGATTCATCCCCGTGGATTCACTTCTGCGGCAGCGCGTGACCCTCGTTGTCGAGATAGTCGCGCCAGGAACGCTTGGGCGACCAGCCCAGGACATCCATCGCCTTGCGCGAGGAGATTCCGGAGGCATCCACCCGATCGGTGGGGCGGAGTTCGATCTTGTCCCCGTAGTACTGGCGGAGCACGGCCGCGAAGTCGTGTCCACCGACGTTGTCGGGTGAGGCGATGTAGAACACCTCGTGCCCGGGGAGATCCGATTCGGCGGCCAGGACGATCGCATCGGCCAGATCGTAGGCGTCGATGTAGCTCCACAGGTTGGGGCTCAGCACCGCGGCGTCCCGGATCTGCGGGCCGAGGTTCTGCTCGTAGTTGCCCTCGTACTGGACCCAACTCGGCCGCAGCGAGATGCAACGGATGTCCGACCGCTGGACGGCGGCGTCCATCAGCTGCTCACCGAACAGCTTCGAGAGGGCGTAGGGATCCTGCGGGCGGGCCGGATGGAGCTCGTCGACCGGTGCGTAGTCCGGCAGGAAATCCCGCTCCGGGAAGAAGAAGCCGGGAACGGTCTCACTCGAGATATTGACGAAACGCTTGACGTCCCAACGAACTGCAGCCTCCAGGACGTTGAAGCAGGCCATCAGGTTGGTGCGGAAGACGACCTGCGCCGGGTTGCCGGTGGGTTCCGGGATGGCGGCGGTGTGCACCACCGCATCGGCTCCGCGGATGACGGCGAAAGCCTCGCCGGCGTCCGTCAGGTCGGCCATCAGGTACTTGGCCGACCCCTTCTCGGGGCGTTCGAAACCAGGCCGGGTGAGATCCGTCGCCAGCACCTCGTGGCCAGCGGCCAGGAGGGCTCGGGTGGCAGCACGACCGACTTTGCCATGCGCTCCGGTCACTACGATTTTCATGAGAGGTCCTCGGGTTCGACGAAGGCGGCCGACCAACCTGGGCGGGTCGGCGCGTGGACAGAACAATGGTGCTCGGACAGAACGATCCTGGAGAGAACAATGGTGCGGAGGCGGACCAGCGATCGGTCAGGAAGCGGTGCGCTTCCTGGTCTTGTCGGCCCGGAAGTCCGCCGCCTTGATATCGGTGAGTGAGTCACTGGGATTGATCACGTAGTGATCCATGTCGACCTCGGTCTGGTTGAGGTGCTCCCGCATCGCCCGGCCGGCCTTGGTCGGCGTACCCCGGCGAACGGCGTCCAGGATGCGGGCGTGGTCCTTGATCGCATTCTCCCGGACCGGCGCGTGCGAGGAGGTCTGGTGCCGGGTCAACCGGAGGATCTGCGAAATGGGGTCGAAGAGCGACGCGATCATGCTGTTCCGGGCGGCGTCGACGATGCATTGGTGGAAGGCCATGTCTGCATCGACGAAGCTCACCACGTTCGGAACGGCTGCCGCGGCCCGCATCTGCCCGAGGTTCTCCTCCAGGAAGTCCAGATCGGAATCGGTCCGGCGTTCGGCCGCCATCTCGGCGACCGCGACCTCCACCACCCTCCTGGCCTCGATCAGCTGACGGGGGAGGGCCAGTCGGTCGGATCCGTGCGCGGAGCGGGCCACGAACAGGACCGGATCCAGGGTCGACCAGAGCGACGGGGCGTTGACGAAGGTGCCCCGGCCGTGCTCGACCCGGACCACGCCCTTGGCGGCGACGGTCTTGATCGCCTCTCGCACCGTCAACCTGCTGAATCCGGATTGCTCGGCCAGTTCGGTCTCGCTGGGGAGGGGCACATTGGCCGCATATCGACCGACGACGATGTCGTTGATGATCTTGTCGGCGAGGCCGTCTGCCAGCGACGGACGCGATTTCATGGTTCCCTCCTTTGCCCTGCGAGGAGTATGACATGCCCGTCTGCGTCACCGTTTACCTGCCGCGGCTTCGCTTTTGACGCCAGATGTTCAGGGCCACGGCGCCGACGATGATGACGCCGCTGAACACCTGTTGCCAGTAGGCCGAGATGCCCAGCAGGATGAGGCCGTCCTGGATCAAGGCCAGGAGGCAGGTGCCCAGCACCGTCCCCAGAATGCTGCCCTCGCCACCGAACAGGCTGGCCCCGCCGATCACGACGGCGCCGATCGCGACCAGTTCGTAGCCGTTGCCCGCCGAAGGCTGGCCGACGCTGAGCCGGGCCGTTTCGATGAGCGCCTCCAACCCGGCCAGGCCGCCGGCGATGGCGAAGATGGCGATCTTGGTGCGGCGCACCCGGATACCGGACAGCACGGCGGCCTGTTCGTTGGACCCGATGAAGAACACGTTGCGACCGAAACGTGTTCTGGCCAGCACCAGGTGTGCGACCACCGCGACGACGGCCGCGATCCAGACGGGAATCGGGATCCCGGCCAGCGAACCCTGTCCCAGCACCAGGAATGCGTCCGGGAACCCGCTGATCGTCTGCCCTTGGGTGATGCCGAGAGCGAGTCCCCGAGCCACCGCCAGCATGCCCAGCGTGACCACGAACGGCGGGATGGAGGTCATGCCCACGATGAGCCCGTTGACCAGGCCGACCCCCACACCGCAGAGCAGCGCGAGCACGGCGGCCAGCACCATCGGCAGTTGCAGGTTCACCATGAACTCGCCGGTCATGATGCTGACCAGAGCCACCGTGGAACCCACCGAGAGGTCGATCCCTCCCGCCAGGATCACGAACGTCATCCCGACGGCGATGATCAGCGAGAGCGACGCCTGCCGGGCCACCACGATGAGGTTGTCCGTCGTCAGGAAGTACGGAGAGCGCCAGGTCAGGAAGATCACGACCAGGACGAGGACCCCCGCCAGACCTGCCTCCCTGGCCGCCAGGACCGATCTGAACCGGTCGGTGTGCGTCCGTCGGGACGGGCCCGAGTCCTGCTCGGGCTCCACTTTCGAGGGAATGGTGTTGGTCATTTGACTGTCTCCGGGTTGGGTGGCTGCGATTCGTGGACGCCGGTGGCCAGGGCCATCACCTGCTGCTCGTCGGCGGCGGCGGCATCCAACTCCCCGACGAGGCGTCCTTCGCGCATGACGAGTATTCGATCTGCCAACCCGAGAACCTCGGGCAGCTCTGACGAGATCATGATGACGGCGATGCCTTCTGACGCGATTTCCCTGACGAGCCGGTAGATCTCGGCCTTCGCCCCGACGTCGACGCCACGCGTCGGCTCGTCCAGGATCAACACCCTGGGACGACGGGCCAGCCACCGCGCGAGGACGGCCTTCTGCTGGTTGCCGCCGCTCAGCGTCCCGACGGCCGTCTCGATCGACGGGGCCTTGACCCGGAGGTCGCCGGCCATCCGGCCGGCGAGCGCCTTGTCCCGGCCCCGTGACACGACCCCCATGCGGGAGAGGTCGGTCAGGCAGGCGGAGGTGATGTTGAAACGAATGGGCAGACCCAGGAACAGACCCTCCCGTTTGCGGTCCTCCGGGACGTAGGCGATACCGGCTGCGATGGCCTCACGCGGATTGCGCAACCGCACCTGCTTCCCGTCGACGTGCACGGACCCGCTCGTCGGCCGGGTGAGCCCGAACACGGCCAGGGCCGTCTCGGTGCGCCCCGCTCCCACCAGTCCGGCCATGCCGAGGATCTCACCGGCAGCCACGGTGAACCCGACATCCTGCACCCGGGGACCGGCCTGGAGCCCGCGAACCTCCAGGACCGGGGGCCCCGCCGGCCGGTCGGCCGGACGCTGCCCGTACATGTCGACCAGGTCGCGGCCGACCATCATCTTCACCACCTGGGAGGGCGTGACGTCCGCGACCTGGTGGACACCGACCAGTTCACCGTCACGCATCACCGTGATGGCATCGGCGACCGAGAAGATCTCCCGCATCCGATGGGAGACGTAGATGACGCTGACGCCCCGCTTGCTCAGGCGGCGCACCAGGGCGAGCAGGGTCTCGACCTCGTCCTCGGTCAGCGAGGAGGTCGGCTCGTCCATCACGATCAGCCGTGCGTTCATCGAGAGCGCCTTGGCGATCTCGACCATCTGCCGGCGGGCCACGTTCAGCCGGCCGACCTGTTCCGTCGGCAGTGCGTCGATCTTGAGTTCCGCCAACAACTTCGCAGTCGCCTTGTGCATGGCGTCGAAGTGCACGCCCCGACCCCGTCTGGTCGGCTCGCGGCCGGCGAAGACGTTCTCGGAGATGCTGAGGTGCTCGGCAAGCATCAGTTCCTGGTAGATCACGGCGATGCCGGCGGCCTGTGAATCCCTCGGGGATCGCAGATCAGTTGCCTGCCCGTCGATCTCGATCGTCCCTGCATCGGCGACTGCGGCCCCGGCGAGCACCTTGAGCAGGGTGCTCTTGCCCGCGCCGTTCTCGCCGACGAGACCCATCACCTGGCCAGGATCGACCCGGAGGTCCACTCCGCGCAGCGCTCGGACACCGGGATAGTTCTTCACGATGCCCTGCATGACGATCAAGGGAGGCGTCATCTCAGTGAGGAGCCGAGGTCTGGAACGAATCGAGCGTGGTGGGAATGACCGTGACGACCCCGGTGTCCACGTTGAATGCGGCCGGCAGCTTCGACGTCTTCTTGTTGAGATCGACCAGGATCTGCAGGGCGCTGGCCGTCATGCCGTACGGCTTCTGGGAGATCAACGCGTCGACGCAGCCACCCTTCATCCCGGCGATACCCTGCGGCACGACGTCGAATCCGACGGCCTTGATCTTGCCGCACTTGCCGGCGGCCTTCAGCGCGCCTGCGATTCCCGGAAGATCAGAACCGCCGATACCCGCCATTCCGGTGAGGTCCGGGTGCGCCTGCAGGATCGTCTCGGCCTTGCCCTGGGCGTCCGCGATCGATTCACCGGACTCCTCGGTGGCGACGATGGAGATGCCGGGGTACTTGGCCAGTCCCTGCTTGAGACCGGTCAGCCGCTGGTTGAGGTTGGTGGCGCTGAGCGAGCCGATCACCACCGCGACCTTGCCCGAGCCGCCCATCGCCTTGGCCAGCGCCTCCGCCTGGCTCTCACCGGCTTTCACGTTGTCGGTCCCGATGTAGCCCTGCACCTGGCTGTTGGGTACCGGCCCGTCCCAGGCGATCACCGGAATACCCGCTGCGCGTGCCTTGGCGATGATGTCCTTGACGCTGGCCGGATCGTTCGGGGAAATGGCGATACCGGCCGGCTTGGTCGCAAGGATCGACTCGAAGATCGCCACCTGCTTGCCGGCGTCATCGGTGTCGGGTCCGAGGAACTGGGCCTTGACGCCCAGCTTGAGCGCTTCGGCTTCCATACCCTTACGGGCATCGACCCAGTACGGGTTGTTGAGCGACTTGGGCAGGAAGACGTAGCTGCCACCGGCCACGGAGGCCGCCGCCGCAGGCGCACCGGACGAGGCCGCGCCGCTCATCGCTGCGCCGCCCGCCGCCGCGCCGCCCGCCGAGCCGGCCGCCGCGCCGGTGCTGGAGGCACCGGTGCTGCAGCCGGCCAGCGCGAGCGCGGCCACCAACAATGCCCCGCCGAGAACTTTTGTACGCATGACAACTCCTTCGAAGAATGGGGTGAGGGGTGCGACATCTCGATCTGTCTGCTGAGATCCGGTCCCGTCGCAGGGGACCGGCCAGAGGTCTGTTCGATCCGTACGATCGAATCGTCGTACTGGGTAGCTGCTTGAGTAAAGTTCAGAACGGGACGTCCACTGCTGCAACAGGATTGCGCAGTTCAGCGAGCGGGTGTGGGTCTGTGTTCACGGCCTGCTGCAACAGTCGGTAGAACAAAAGCCCGCGACTCTTCGAGGTGCGTCGGTTGAACCGGAATGTGTATTCGTCCAGGTAGTAGGCCAGGTGCTCCTGGGAGACCGCGTAATGCAGGGTGCCGGTCAGCCAGCGTTTGAGCAGCGAGGCGACCATGTGGACGCCGGGGAGGTTGATGTGGGCGGGCTCGGCGCTGTCGGTCCCGACGAACGCGACGTGCTCGTAGCCGGCCGCGGTCAGCTTCTTCAGGTAGTTGGCGCCATCGGTTCTGACCGTTGATCCTTTGGCGATGACGCGGTCGGCGAAGCCGAGCATGCTGACCGATCGGGCTGTCTCGGCCAGCTCGATGCGGACCCTGCCCAGCTTGCGGCCGGGGATCGATTCCACTGCGATCATCGCCGCGGTGTGGTCCTTCACGCCGCCTGCGCGGCCGCGAGGCTCGTTGCCGATGAACACTTCATCTAACTCCACCACACCGGAGAGCAACTCCCGCTCGGGGCGGACCATCGCCCGGCGTAGCTTCTGCAGCCACGCCCACGCTGTTTCGTAGGATCCGAAACCCAGCACCCGCTGCAGACCTTGCGCGGACA is from Nakamurella sp. PAMC28650 and encodes:
- the iolC gene encoding 5-dehydro-2-deoxygluconokinase; this encodes MSGHLDVVTIGRIGVDLYPLQDNVGLEDVQTFGKYLGGSATNVAVAVARHGRSAAIISRTGPDAFGRYVHKALREFGVDDSYVTVVPDLLTPITFCEMYPPDHFPLLFYRLPTAPDLQIRSEELDLAAIADAGIYWSTVTGLSEEPSRSAHFAAWKARARQPLTVLDLDYRPMFWKDPAEASRQVQAALSHVTVAVGNREECEIAVGETDPRRAAKALLEAGVEIAIVKQGPRGVLGMTKDLTLEVPPTPIKVINGLGAGDGFGGALCHGLLSGWDLETILRFANAAGAIVASRRECSSAMPTTAEVEALLKEVGNDSST
- a CDS encoding GntR family transcriptional regulator; the encoded protein is MTDLFMDLDRSSPVPLYFQVSQQIEAAISSGLLGPGARLDNEISLADQFGLSRPTMRRAIQELVDKGLLVRKRGVGTQVVHGQVTRPVELTSLFDDLARGHQAPRTTLLVNEVVLASETVGHFLDVPIGSRVLHLRRLRFANSEPLAILENYLPEDLSEIGRGDLESRGLYQLMRAKGVHIRVAKQRIGARSGTAEECALLGERKGSPLLTMDRATHDDSGRPVEWGHHVYRASQYSFEVTLVDH
- a CDS encoding 50S ribosomal protein L25/general stress protein Ctc, which translates into the protein MAEVRLSAESRTEFGKGFARRIRAVGKIPAVLYGHGTAPRHLTLQSREFSHAIKGGANTILTLALPDGDELALAKSVVRHPLRDYFEHVDLIIVKRGERVTVDIPILLVGEAAPGSTVLTDANTLSIEVEALHIPQSLEVSLDGLEIGSQVLASQVVLPDGATLISDPDTLVVAVSIVEEADSGEEDEVVAPTAETPEEA
- the pth gene encoding aminoacyl-tRNA hydrolase, whose product is MSMPAPGHRIPDQVLVIGLGNPGPAYAGNRHNIGAMVADVLAARFGGRFKSHKAGADIAEGRLAGTRVIAAKPRSYMNLSGGPTAALARFFKIPPADVIVVHDELDLPPSVIRVKQGGGEGGHNGLRSISASLGTKEYLRVRCGVGRPPGRMDPADYVLRDFTAAERKALPVDLENAADAVESLISIGLLETQNRLH
- a CDS encoding GGDEF domain-containing protein, which translates into the protein MSAATTSVEVPDSLQPARTFDLASAQVIDYLTAVMPMGMWAVTRVVDGRQIVLRVEDTFYGFAAGGEGAFEDSPCHQMVSGAAPQIAPDAMAVPAYANSGLASLIPLGAYVGAPIVLSDGQLFGTVCGFNDTALPDTLRANQPLLTLLSGLLSSVLEADHAAVRARRALEVVQVESETDGLTTLLNRRGWDRYIEVEEERFRRFGDQASVIAMDLDRLKIINDTQGHDAGDRYLQRTGEVLKASVRSGDVVARLGGDEFGVIVVGAGSDTAARLVGRMSAALEKAGISGSFGHAPITVVAGFPGAWKAADSAMYDEKRRRRSERTNPSPS
- a CDS encoding NAD(P)-dependent oxidoreductase; translated protein: MKIVVTGAHGKVGRAATRALLAAGHEVLATDLTRPGFERPEKGSAKYLMADLTDAGEAFAVIRGADAVVHTAAIPEPTGNPAQVVFRTNLMACFNVLEAAVRWDVKRFVNISSETVPGFFFPERDFLPDYAPVDELHPARPQDPYALSKLFGEQLMDAAVQRSDIRCISLRPSWVQYEGNYEQNLGPQIRDAAVLSPNLWSYIDAYDLADAIVLAAESDLPGHEVFYIASPDNVGGHDFAAVLRQYYGDKIELRPTDRVDASGISSRKAMDVLGWSPKRSWRDYLDNEGHALPQK
- a CDS encoding FadR/GntR family transcriptional regulator, with translation MKSRPSLADGLADKIINDIVVGRYAANVPLPSETELAEQSGFSRLTVREAIKTVAAKGVVRVEHGRGTFVNAPSLWSTLDPVLFVARSAHGSDRLALPRQLIEARRVVEVAVAEMAAERRTDSDLDFLEENLGQMRAAAAVPNVVSFVDADMAFHQCIVDAARNSMIASLFDPISQILRLTRHQTSSHAPVRENAIKDHARILDAVRRGTPTKAGRAMREHLNQTEVDMDHYVINPSDSLTDIKAADFRADKTRKRTAS
- a CDS encoding ABC transporter permease, with translation MTNTIPSKVEPEQDSGPSRRTHTDRFRSVLAAREAGLAGVLVLVVIFLTWRSPYFLTTDNLIVVARQASLSLIIAVGMTFVILAGGIDLSVGSTVALVSIMTGEFMVNLQLPMVLAAVLALLCGVGVGLVNGLIVGMTSIPPFVVTLGMLAVARGLALGITQGQTISGFPDAFLVLGQGSLAGIPIPVWIAAVVAVVAHLVLARTRFGRNVFFIGSNEQAAVLSGIRVRRTKIAIFAIAGGLAGLEALIETARLSVGQPSAGNGYELVAIGAVVIGGASLFGGEGSILGTVLGTCLLALIQDGLILLGISAYWQQVFSGVIIVGAVALNIWRQKRSRGR
- a CDS encoding sugar ABC transporter ATP-binding protein, producing MTPPLIVMQGIVKNYPGVRALRGVDLRVDPGQVMGLVGENGAGKSTLLKVLAGAAVADAGTIEIDGQATDLRSPRDSQAAGIAVIYQELMLAEHLSISENVFAGREPTRRGRGVHFDAMHKATAKLLAELKIDALPTEQVGRLNVARRQMVEIAKALSMNARLIVMDEPTSSLTEDEVETLLALVRRLSKRGVSVIYVSHRMREIFSVADAITVMRDGELVGVHQVADVTPSQVVKMMVGRDLVDMYGQRPADRPAGPPVLEVRGLQAGPRVQDVGFTVAAGEILGMAGLVGAGRTETALAVFGLTRPTSGSVHVDGKQVRLRNPREAIAAGIAYVPEDRKREGLFLGLPIRFNITSACLTDLSRMGVVSRGRDKALAGRMAGDLRVKAPSIETAVGTLSGGNQQKAVLARWLARRPRVLILDEPTRGVDVGAKAEIYRLVREIASEGIAVIMISSELPEVLGLADRILVMREGRLVGELDAAAADEQQVMALATGVHESQPPNPETVK
- a CDS encoding sugar-binding protein, which produces MRTKVLGGALLVAALALAGCSTGASSTGAAAGSAGGAAAGGAAMSGAASSGAPAAAASVAGGSYVFLPKSLNNPYWVDARKGMEAEALKLGVKAQFLGPDTDDAGKQVAIFESILATKPAGIAISPNDPASVKDIIAKARAAGIPVIAWDGPVPNSQVQGYIGTDNVKAGESQAEALAKAMGGSGKVAVVIGSLSATNLNQRLTGLKQGLAKYPGISIVATEESGESIADAQGKAETILQAHPDLTGMAGIGGSDLPGIAGALKAAGKCGKIKAVGFDVVPQGIAGMKGGCVDALISQKPYGMTASALQILVDLNKKTSKLPAAFNVDTGVVTVIPTTLDSFQTSAPH
- a CDS encoding IS1595 family transposase — protein: MSEPVCAYPVGGVDYPRTFQELLEWFPDDSSCLAYLERLRWPQGFVCPVCGAPGGWRTAKAKWMCTRCGRQTSVTAGTIFHRLRTPLSTWFAAIWFITSQKNGMSAQGLQRVLGFGSYETAWAWLQKLRRAMVRPERELLSGVVELDEVFIGNEPRGRAGGVKDHTAAMIAVESIPGRKLGRVRIELAETARSVSMLGFADRVIAKGSTVRTDGANYLKKLTAAGYEHVAFVGTDSAEPAHINLPGVHMVASLLKRWLTGTLHYAVSQEHLAYYLDEYTFRFNRRTSKSRGLLFYRLLQQAVNTDPHPLAELRNPVAAVDVPF